From one Rhizobium rosettiformans genomic stretch:
- the lptC gene encoding LPS export ABC transporter periplasmic protein LptC, with protein sequence MLEATHEALTPLERRSEADAYRRAVSHSRRVRRLRFLLPVVALAITLAFVAVSFVRSLMPDELQIESAKIEDGKVVMEKPAIAGRNDEGVRYSMRAERALQDIKNPNMIALETIAAAVPVNDKIIARVVASSGIFDRGANTLNLDKPFTLNLSSGIDAQFNSANLDIAGGTMKTNDPVAIQTKGASIVANSLEMKDKGRTMIFAGSVKLNIEPSAIQSNRSTEAAQP encoded by the coding sequence ATGCTGGAAGCGACACATGAGGCCCTGACGCCGCTGGAGCGCCGATCCGAAGCCGATGCCTATCGGCGGGCGGTCAGCCATTCGCGTCGCGTCCGGCGTCTGCGCTTCCTTCTGCCTGTCGTGGCCCTCGCCATCACGCTGGCCTTCGTTGCGGTCTCCTTCGTGCGCAGCCTGATGCCCGACGAATTGCAGATCGAATCTGCCAAGATCGAAGATGGCAAGGTCGTCATGGAGAAGCCGGCGATCGCGGGCCGCAACGACGAGGGCGTGCGCTATTCGATGCGCGCCGAGCGGGCGTTGCAGGACATCAAGAATCCCAACATGATCGCGCTCGAGACCATTGCCGCAGCCGTGCCGGTCAACGACAAGATCATCGCCCGCGTCGTCGCCTCGAGCGGCATCTTCGACCGTGGCGCGAACACCCTCAATCTCGACAAGCCATTCACCCTCAATCTCAGCAGCGGCATAGACGCCCAGTTCAATTCCGCCAATCTCGATATTGCCGGCGGCACGATGAAGACGAATGATCCCGTCGCCATCCAGACCAAAGGCGCGTCGATTGTTGCGAACTCGCTCGAGATGAAGGATAAGGGGCGAACCATGATCTTCGCGGGCAGCGTCAAGTTGAACATCGAGCCGTCCGCCATTCAAAGCAATCGGTCCACGGAAGCCGCCCAGCCATGA
- the hemW gene encoding radical SAM family heme chaperone HemW has product MTERPFTLLPDTGEPGFGVYVHWPFCAAKCPYCDFNSHVRHQPVDQARFVAAFLAELKSVRAMSGPKTVTSVFMGGGTPSLMDPSTVGAILDGIAANWHMPDGIEITMEANPSSVEATRFHGYRAAGVNRVSLGVQALNDPDLRFLGRLHDVADALKAIRLAREIFPRMSFDLIYARPNQTVEAWERELKEAISYAVDHLSLYQLTIEEGTAFYGLHKAGKLIVPDDEHAATLYEATQEITAREGLPAYEVSNHARPGAESRHNLTYWRYGDYAGIGPGAHGRLTQGRTKIATVAERHPETWLTAVEQNGHGIIEREELDHEAQADELLLMGLRLREGVDLARWQQLSGRDPDPDKEQFLLDQGFIERLGNSRLRCTPPGMLILDAVVADLAC; this is encoded by the coding sequence TTGACCGAACGGCCTTTCACGCTCCTGCCCGACACTGGCGAGCCCGGTTTCGGGGTCTACGTGCATTGGCCCTTCTGCGCGGCCAAGTGTCCGTATTGTGACTTCAACAGCCATGTGCGGCACCAGCCGGTCGATCAGGCGCGCTTTGTCGCCGCCTTTCTCGCCGAACTGAAGTCTGTGCGGGCCATGTCCGGGCCGAAGACCGTCACCAGCGTCTTCATGGGCGGTGGTACGCCATCGCTGATGGATCCCTCGACGGTCGGCGCGATCCTCGACGGCATTGCGGCCAACTGGCATATGCCCGATGGTATCGAGATCACCATGGAGGCGAACCCGTCCAGCGTCGAGGCGACCCGCTTCCACGGCTACCGGGCAGCCGGCGTCAATCGTGTTTCGCTTGGGGTGCAGGCGCTGAACGATCCGGACCTCAGGTTCCTCGGACGACTGCACGACGTGGCGGATGCGCTCAAAGCCATCCGACTGGCGCGCGAGATCTTCCCGCGCATGTCCTTCGACCTGATTTACGCCCGGCCCAACCAGACGGTGGAAGCATGGGAGAGGGAGCTGAAGGAAGCGATTTCCTACGCGGTCGACCATCTCTCGCTCTACCAGCTGACGATCGAGGAAGGCACAGCATTTTACGGTCTGCACAAGGCGGGCAAGCTGATCGTCCCCGATGACGAGCATGCGGCCACACTCTACGAGGCGACGCAGGAGATCACTGCGCGCGAAGGTCTGCCGGCCTATGAGGTTTCCAACCACGCCCGTCCGGGTGCGGAGAGCCGCCACAATCTCACCTACTGGCGTTATGGCGACTATGCCGGCATCGGTCCAGGCGCGCATGGACGTCTCACCCAGGGGCGGACGAAGATCGCGACCGTCGCTGAGCGGCACCCCGAGACCTGGCTTACGGCGGTCGAGCAGAATGGCCATGGCATCATCGAACGCGAGGAGCTCGATCACGAGGCGCAGGCCGACGAGCTTCTGCTCATGGGCCTTCGCCTGCGAGAGGGTGTTGACCTTGCCCGGTGGCAGCAGCTTTCCGGCCGCGATCCCGATCCGGACAAGGAGCAGTTCCTGCTGGACCAGGGTTTCATCGAGCGGCTCGGCAATTCGCGGCTTCGCTGCACGCCGCCGGGCATGCTGATCCTGGACGCCGTCGTCGCGGATCTTGCCTGCTGA
- the hpf gene encoding ribosome hibernation-promoting factor, HPF/YfiA family, which translates to MSVRVSGKQMEIGETFRQRIEDRIQDAVTKYFDGGYSGQVVVSKSQSRFAADCLVHLDTGANLHAAGEANDPQVAFDTAFERVEKRLRRYKRKLKDHHAGEAQNPSIEVAYTVMDSVDEDHEELPEDYAPTIVAESTKKLRTMSVASAVMALDMTDDPVLLFRNPGSEQLNIVYRRNDGNIGWIDSANIKG; encoded by the coding sequence ATGAGTGTGCGTGTATCCGGCAAGCAGATGGAAATCGGCGAAACGTTCCGGCAGCGGATCGAAGATCGAATCCAGGATGCGGTTACCAAATACTTCGACGGAGGGTATTCCGGGCAAGTGGTCGTCTCGAAGTCGCAGTCGCGCTTCGCGGCAGATTGCCTGGTGCATCTCGATACCGGCGCAAACCTGCATGCCGCAGGTGAGGCCAATGATCCGCAAGTGGCCTTTGACACCGCCTTCGAGCGCGTCGAGAAGCGCCTGCGCCGTTACAAGCGCAAGCTGAAGGATCATCACGCGGGAGAAGCACAGAACCCGTCGATCGAGGTCGCCTACACGGTTATGGATTCCGTCGACGAGGATCACGAGGAACTTCCCGAGGACTATGCGCCGACGATCGTTGCCGAGAGCACCAAGAAACTTCGGACCATGTCCGTCGCTTCCGCAGTTATGGCTCTCGACATGACCGACGACCCGGTTCTTCTGTTCAGAAACCCGGGAAGTGAACAATTGAATATCGTTTATCGTCGCAATGACGGTAATATCGGGTGGATCGATTCCGCCAACATAAAAGGCTGA
- a CDS encoding LptA/OstA family protein has translation MIYRSFAKFSFAGFLLVSAGLLAGQTAAQTTNSQMNGLKLSNDQPIQIESDQLEIREQEKKAFFTGNVKVVQGTTTLQAGTMVVHYRGEGQTVTQGNADIEKIDVAQKVFLSSGTQQATADTGYFDMAQQLFVLEGERVVLSEGQNVFVGCKLTVQMNSGQAKLDSCGRRVQIQLDPKSQQSN, from the coding sequence ATGATTTACCGCTCCTTCGCCAAGTTTTCCTTTGCTGGCTTCCTTCTCGTTTCGGCAGGCCTGCTCGCCGGACAGACAGCGGCGCAGACGACCAACAGCCAGATGAACGGCCTGAAGCTGTCCAACGACCAGCCCATTCAGATCGAAAGCGATCAGCTTGAGATCCGCGAACAGGAAAAGAAGGCCTTCTTCACTGGTAATGTTAAGGTTGTGCAGGGCACGACGACCCTTCAGGCCGGGACCATGGTCGTTCACTATCGCGGCGAGGGCCAGACCGTGACGCAGGGCAATGCCGACATCGAGAAGATCGACGTGGCTCAGAAGGTGTTCCTGTCCTCCGGCACGCAGCAGGCGACTGCGGACACCGGATATTTCGACATGGCGCAGCAGCTCTTCGTGCTCGAAGGCGAGCGCGTCGTGCTTTCGGAAGGGCAGAACGTCTTTGTCGGCTGCAAACTCACTGTCCAGATGAATTCCGGTCAGGCCAAGCTCGACAGCTGTGGCCGGCGCGTTCAGATTCAGCTCGACCCCAAGTCCCAGCAGAGCAACTGA
- the grpE gene encoding nucleotide exchange factor GrpE: MTEETNKNGPDAAATEAEATATSEEGQVANESEAGSAQEIDPIDALKAENADLRDRFLRLAAEMDNLRRRTDREIKDAKSYAVTGFARDMLSVSDNLRRAIETLPEEARAAADATLTALIEGVEMTERGMLATLERHGVRKIEAEGQKFDPNFHQAMFEVPNPNVPNNTVVQVVQAGYAIGERVLRPAMVGVAKGGPKSEAAAEDTAKA; this comes from the coding sequence ATGACCGAAGAAACCAACAAGAACGGACCTGACGCGGCAGCTACCGAGGCAGAAGCAACCGCGACCAGCGAAGAAGGGCAGGTTGCGAACGAAAGCGAGGCCGGGTCCGCGCAGGAGATTGATCCGATCGACGCATTGAAGGCAGAAAATGCCGATCTGCGCGACCGCTTCCTGCGTCTGGCGGCTGAAATGGACAATCTGCGCCGCCGCACCGACCGCGAAATCAAGGATGCCAAGTCCTATGCGGTGACCGGCTTTGCCCGCGACATGCTGTCCGTATCCGACAACCTGCGCCGCGCGATCGAGACGTTGCCGGAAGAGGCCCGCGCTGCCGCTGACGCGACCCTCACCGCTCTGATTGAGGGCGTTGAAATGACCGAGCGCGGCATGCTGGCAACGCTCGAGCGCCATGGCGTGCGCAAGATCGAGGCTGAAGGTCAGAAGTTCGATCCGAACTTCCATCAGGCGATGTTCGAGGTGCCGAATCCGAACGTGCCCAACAACACGGTCGTCCAGGTCGTTCAGGCCGGTTACGCCATCGGCGAGCGTGTGTTGCGTCCGGCCATGGTCGGCGTTGCCAAGGGCGGCCCGAAGTCGGAAGCCGCAGCCGAGGATACCGCCAAGGCGTGA
- the hrcA gene encoding heat-inducible transcriptional repressor HrcA, with translation MASPKTTVADVSASLDDRSREVFRRIVETYLDSGDPLGSRNLSRLLPMSLSPASVRNVMSDLEELGLIYAPHISAGRLPTQAGLRFFVDAFMQIGDLSEGERDEIERQIRPSSADQPMEAMLTEASRMLSGLSRGAGLVISAKNDPVLKHVEFIRLEPTKALAVLVGEHNQVENRIIELPAGVTASQLTEAANFLNANLTGQTLRELRGQIENLKAQVATELDTLSQDLVERGIAVWSGEVAEKQPARLIVRGRANLLEGLAGSEDIDRLRLLFDDLERKESLIEILDLAESGPGVRIFIGSENKLFSLSGSSLIVAPYRDGEDRIVGAVGVIGPTRLNYSRIVPMVDYTAQLMARLSRGAR, from the coding sequence ATGGCATCACCGAAGACGACCGTCGCAGACGTTTCCGCATCCCTGGACGATCGCTCCCGGGAGGTCTTTCGCCGTATCGTCGAGACCTATCTCGACAGCGGTGATCCGCTCGGTTCGCGCAATCTTTCACGCCTGCTGCCCATGTCGCTGTCGCCGGCCTCTGTGCGCAACGTCATGAGCGATCTCGAAGAACTCGGCCTCATCTATGCGCCGCATATCAGCGCCGGGCGCCTGCCCACGCAGGCCGGCCTGCGCTTCTTCGTCGACGCCTTCATGCAGATCGGCGATCTTTCCGAAGGCGAGCGGGACGAAATCGAACGTCAGATCAGGCCTTCCAGCGCCGATCAGCCGATGGAAGCCATGCTGACCGAGGCAAGCCGCATGCTGTCCGGCCTGTCGCGCGGCGCCGGCCTCGTCATCTCGGCGAAGAACGACCCGGTGCTCAAGCATGTCGAATTCATCCGGCTCGAACCGACCAAGGCACTCGCTGTCCTCGTCGGAGAGCATAATCAGGTCGAGAATCGCATCATCGAACTGCCGGCAGGTGTCACCGCCTCGCAGTTGACCGAAGCGGCCAATTTCCTGAACGCCAACCTGACCGGCCAGACTCTGCGCGAACTGCGTGGCCAGATCGAAAACCTGAAGGCCCAGGTGGCGACAGAGCTCGACACCCTGTCACAGGATCTAGTCGAACGTGGCATCGCCGTGTGGTCGGGCGAAGTGGCGGAAAAACAGCCGGCCCGCCTGATCGTCCGCGGTCGCGCCAATCTGCTCGAAGGTCTCGCCGGCTCCGAGGACATCGATCGCCTGCGCCTGCTCTTCGACGATCTAGAGCGGAAGGAAAGCTTGATCGAAATCCTTGATCTGGCCGAAAGCGGCCCGGGGGTCCGGATCTTCATCGGATCGGAAAACAAGCTTTTCTCGCTTTCCGGTTCCTCGTTGATCGTAGCACCCTATCGTGATGGCGAAGACCGTATCGTCGGCGCCGTCGGCGTGATCGGTCCGACCCGCCTCAACTATTCGCGCATCGTGCCGATGGTCGATTACACCGCACAGCTGATGGCGAGGCTCTCGCGCGGCGCGCGGTAA
- a CDS encoding VOC family protein — MIEGILETALYADDLDKAEAFYDGVLGLEKIRRGGNRHIFYRCGSGVLLIFNPAETQKPIANDPFPVPTHGTRGPGHVCFIVRHDDLDAMRSRLQQAGIPVESELTWPNGACSIYFRDPAGNSLECATRTLWTS, encoded by the coding sequence ATGATCGAAGGGATACTCGAAACCGCACTCTATGCGGACGATCTGGACAAGGCGGAGGCGTTTTATGACGGCGTCCTCGGTCTGGAAAAGATCCGCCGTGGCGGCAACCGGCATATCTTTTATCGGTGCGGGTCCGGCGTCCTTCTGATCTTCAATCCGGCAGAAACGCAAAAGCCCATCGCCAATGACCCCTTCCCCGTCCCGACCCACGGGACGAGGGGCCCTGGCCATGTCTGTTTCATCGTCCGTCACGACGATCTCGATGCCATGCGCAGCCGGCTGCAGCAGGCCGGCATACCGGTCGAATCCGAACTGACATGGCCGAACGGCGCATGCTCGATCTACTTCCGCGATCCGGCCGGAAACAGCCTGGAATGCGCAACCCGCACCCTTTGGACTTCTTGA
- a CDS encoding class I SAM-dependent methyltransferase — MPVDPAFARFDMARLYDAFNHHGGDGDFYENFPEAPCRVLDIGCGTGSVTLRMARRGHKVTGVDPAEGMLKVARAKDECCLVDWVQATASTFELPARFDLAIMTGHVFQVFPDDAETLAALRNIHRHMAPGGKLILESRNPLNRAWEGWTREKTHEQRVITGIGPVDVYYQIKDAEGEHVTFDAVFTIEATDETLVSESRLRFAPAETIERLLRTAGFVEVDLRGWWDRSPYSETSPEIIAIAGA; from the coding sequence ATGCCTGTCGATCCCGCCTTTGCCCGGTTCGACATGGCCCGCCTCTACGACGCCTTCAACCATCATGGCGGAGACGGCGATTTCTATGAAAACTTTCCCGAAGCGCCCTGCCGTGTCCTCGACATCGGCTGCGGCACGGGATCGGTGACGCTGAGGATGGCGCGGCGCGGGCACAAGGTCACGGGTGTGGATCCGGCAGAGGGCATGCTGAAGGTCGCGCGCGCTAAGGATGAGTGTTGTCTTGTCGACTGGGTCCAGGCGACGGCCTCAACCTTTGAACTCCCTGCTCGTTTCGACCTCGCCATCATGACGGGACACGTCTTCCAGGTCTTTCCCGACGATGCCGAAACCCTGGCTGCCTTGCGCAACATTCACCGGCACATGGCGCCTGGCGGCAAGCTGATCCTCGAAAGCCGCAATCCGCTGAACAGAGCCTGGGAAGGCTGGACCCGGGAGAAGACGCATGAACAGCGGGTCATCACCGGCATCGGGCCGGTCGACGTTTACTACCAGATCAAGGATGCCGAGGGTGAACACGTAACCTTCGATGCGGTCTTCACGATCGAAGCCACGGACGAGACGCTGGTCAGCGAAAGCCGGCTGAGGTTTGCGCCCGCCGAGACCATCGAGCGCCTTCTCCGGACTGCCGGGTTTGTCGAGGTCGACCTGCGCGGCTGGTGGGATCGCAGCCCCTATTCCGAGACCAGCCCCGAGATCATCGCGATCGCCGGGGCCTGA
- the rph gene encoding ribonuclease PH, which translates to MRPSGRKTDQMRKVSFERNFSKHAEGSCLVKFGDTHVLCTASLEEKTPPWLRNSGKGWVTAEYGMLPRATGDRMKREAASGKQSGRTQEIQRLIGRSLRAIVDLEALGERQISIDCDVIQADGGTRTAAITGAFIALHDCLKWMEARSMIKVEKVLKDHIAAVSCGIFASQPVIDLDYLEDSAAETDANFVMTGSGGIVEIQGTAEGKPFSQDEFLTLLGLARNGIDELVALQKQTIA; encoded by the coding sequence ATGCGGCCATCCGGCAGAAAAACCGATCAAATGCGCAAGGTTTCGTTCGAGCGCAACTTTTCCAAGCATGCAGAAGGCTCCTGCCTGGTGAAGTTCGGCGACACGCATGTGCTGTGCACGGCGAGCCTGGAAGAAAAGACCCCGCCGTGGCTGCGCAATTCCGGCAAAGGCTGGGTGACGGCGGAATACGGCATGCTGCCGCGTGCCACCGGCGACCGCATGAAGCGCGAGGCCGCCTCGGGCAAGCAAAGCGGTCGTACGCAGGAAATCCAGCGCCTCATCGGGCGGTCGCTCCGGGCAATCGTCGATCTGGAGGCCCTCGGCGAACGCCAGATCTCGATCGACTGCGACGTTATCCAGGCGGATGGCGGCACGCGCACGGCGGCAATCACCGGCGCCTTCATAGCCCTGCATGACTGCCTGAAGTGGATGGAAGCCCGCAGCATGATCAAGGTCGAGAAGGTCCTCAAGGATCATATCGCGGCCGTTTCATGCGGCATCTTCGCAAGCCAGCCTGTGATCGACCTCGACTATCTGGAAGACTCGGCTGCCGAAACGGACGCCAACTTCGTGATGACCGGCTCCGGCGGCATCGTCGAGATCCAGGGCACGGCCGAAGGCAAGCCGTTCAGCCAGGACGAGTTCCTGACGCTGCTTGGTCTGGCGCGCAACGGCATCGACGAACTGGTAGCGCTGCAGAAGCAGACAATCGCCTGA
- the rpoN gene encoding RNA polymerase factor sigma-54, translated as MALSANLFLRQSQALVMTPQLMQSIQLLQMTHLELMQFIAQEVERNPLLEMAADDGDLGGDLPDNADRHGNTAQESQAASDETGASPSLDSDWYENGASERLNDRLDTNYDTAFADEGSLQRPDAPELLGQWKSMPGQSGDGSEGYDLDDFVAGQVSLRDHLNQQVPFALTSASDQLLASVLIDHLDEAGYLRADLDEVASRLGLSHANVEAVLVTLQTLEPAGVFARSLSECLAIQLRQRDRYDPAMAGLVNNLELLAKRDFAALKKICGVDEEDLVDMLSEIRKLNPKPGSSFEHAVSESVTPDIVVRPDGLGGWQVELNPDALPRVLVNHTYMAAVGRQGASKEAPDQAFMSECLQNANWLTRSLDQRARTITKVAAEIVRQQSAFLEQGVDHLRPLNLKTVADAIKMHESTVSRVTTNKYMLTPRGLFELKYFFSVSIASAEGGDSHSAEAVRHRIRALIEKESPEAVLSDDDIVDQLKSSGVDLARRTVAKYRESMNIPSSVQRRREKRAMAKVSAG; from the coding sequence ATGGCCTTATCCGCCAATCTGTTCCTGCGACAAAGCCAGGCCCTGGTGATGACTCCCCAGCTGATGCAGTCGATTCAGCTGTTGCAGATGACTCACCTCGAACTGATGCAGTTCATCGCGCAGGAAGTGGAGCGGAATCCGCTGCTCGAAATGGCGGCAGATGACGGCGATTTGGGCGGCGACCTGCCTGACAATGCCGATCGCCACGGCAACACGGCCCAGGAAAGCCAGGCCGCCTCCGACGAAACAGGCGCTTCTCCATCGCTCGACAGCGACTGGTATGAGAATGGCGCGAGCGAGCGCCTGAACGACCGACTCGATACGAATTACGATACCGCCTTCGCGGACGAAGGCTCCCTGCAACGGCCCGATGCGCCGGAACTGCTTGGGCAATGGAAATCAATGCCGGGTCAGTCCGGCGACGGAAGCGAGGGCTATGACCTTGACGACTTCGTTGCCGGGCAGGTCAGCCTCCGGGATCACCTGAACCAGCAAGTTCCCTTTGCGCTCACGTCGGCCTCCGATCAGTTGCTCGCCTCCGTGCTGATCGACCATCTCGATGAAGCAGGCTATCTGCGCGCGGACCTCGACGAGGTGGCGTCTCGCCTCGGCCTGAGCCATGCGAATGTCGAGGCGGTTCTCGTGACCCTGCAAACGCTCGAGCCCGCCGGGGTCTTTGCGCGCAGCCTCAGCGAATGCCTGGCGATCCAATTGCGTCAACGTGACCGGTATGACCCGGCGATGGCAGGCCTCGTCAACAATCTCGAACTGCTTGCCAAGCGCGATTTTGCCGCGTTGAAGAAGATCTGCGGCGTGGACGAGGAAGACCTCGTCGACATGCTGTCGGAGATCCGCAAGCTCAATCCAAAGCCGGGCAGCAGCTTTGAGCATGCGGTCAGCGAATCCGTGACGCCTGACATCGTCGTGCGTCCCGACGGGCTCGGAGGCTGGCAGGTCGAACTCAATCCGGATGCGCTTCCCCGCGTGCTCGTCAACCATACCTACATGGCCGCCGTTGGGCGCCAAGGGGCATCCAAGGAGGCTCCCGACCAGGCCTTCATGTCGGAATGTCTGCAGAATGCCAACTGGCTCACGCGCAGCCTCGACCAGCGCGCCCGCACGATCACCAAGGTCGCAGCCGAGATCGTGCGCCAGCAGTCCGCCTTCCTCGAGCAAGGCGTCGATCATCTTCGGCCGCTGAATCTGAAAACGGTCGCCGATGCCATCAAGATGCACGAATCGACCGTCAGTCGCGTGACGACGAATAAATACATGCTCACGCCCCGCGGGCTGTTCGAACTCAAATACTTCTTCAGCGTGTCGATCGCCTCGGCGGAAGGCGGCGACAGCCATTCGGCGGAAGCCGTACGCCATCGCATTCGCGCCCTGATCGAAAAGGAAAGCCCCGAAGCCGTGCTGTCCGACGACGATATTGTCGATCAGCTGAAATCATCGGGCGTCGACCTCGCACGGCGCACCGTGGCCAAATATCGCGAGTCGATGAATATCCCTTCTTCCGTCCAGAGGCGTCGCGAAAAGCGCGCCATGGCCAAGGTTTCAGCCGGCTGA
- the rdgB gene encoding RdgB/HAM1 family non-canonical purine NTP pyrophosphatase yields MRKLDTRTIIVASHNAGKIAEIADLIGPFGFSAKSAKDLNFVEPDETGTTFEENAAIKALASAKASGLPALSDDSGLVIDALDGAPGVYTANWAEREDGSRDFQMAMEKVEKALQERGATDAAQRTCRFVSVLCLAWPDGHTEFFRGEVEGVVAWPPRGTAGFGYDPVFQPEGHTRTFGEMTADEKHGWKPGDAEALSHRARAFKLFVETCLEA; encoded by the coding sequence ATGCGCAAACTCGACACCCGCACGATTATCGTTGCCAGCCACAATGCCGGCAAGATCGCCGAGATCGCCGATCTGATCGGCCCCTTCGGCTTTTCGGCCAAGTCCGCGAAGGACCTAAATTTCGTCGAGCCTGACGAGACTGGCACGACCTTCGAGGAAAACGCCGCGATCAAGGCGCTGGCCTCGGCTAAGGCTTCGGGGCTGCCTGCGCTCTCCGACGACAGTGGTCTCGTCATCGATGCGCTCGACGGCGCTCCGGGCGTCTATACGGCGAACTGGGCCGAGCGCGAGGATGGCAGCCGCGATTTCCAGATGGCGATGGAGAAGGTCGAGAAGGCTCTCCAAGAGCGCGGCGCGACGGATGCGGCTCAGAGGACCTGTCGCTTCGTCAGCGTGCTCTGCCTCGCCTGGCCGGATGGTCATACGGAATTCTTCCGTGGCGAGGTCGAGGGCGTGGTTGCCTGGCCGCCGCGCGGCACCGCCGGCTTCGGCTATGACCCGGTCTTCCAGCCCGAGGGACATACGCGCACCTTCGGCGAGATGACGGCGGACGAGAAGCACGGTTGGAAGCCGGGTGATGCGGAGGCTCTGTCGCACCGTGCCCGGGCCTTCAAGCTTTTCGTCGAAACCTGCCTGGAGGCATGA
- the lptB gene encoding LPS export ABC transporter ATP-binding protein, with product MPGDKSRYEGTLIAHGLTKTYNSRRVVNGASLVVRRGEAVGLLGPNGAGKTTCFYMITGLVPVDAGTISINGNDVTSMPMYRRARLGVGYLPQEASIFRGLTVEENIRAVLEVHVSDKRKREEKLDELLAEFHIEKLRKSPAVALSGGERRRLEIARALATDPTFMLLDEPFAGVDPISVSDIQNLVRHLTARGIGVLITDHNVRETLGLIDRAYIIHAGEVLTHGRANDIVNNADVRRLYLGEQFSL from the coding sequence CTGCCGGGCGACAAGTCGCGCTATGAAGGCACACTGATCGCTCACGGACTGACGAAGACCTATAATTCGCGCCGCGTCGTCAACGGTGCTTCGCTGGTGGTGCGCCGCGGCGAAGCCGTCGGTCTGCTCGGGCCCAATGGGGCAGGCAAGACGACCTGTTTCTACATGATCACGGGCCTCGTTCCGGTCGATGCCGGCACCATCTCGATCAACGGCAACGACGTCACCTCCATGCCGATGTATCGGCGCGCCCGTCTGGGCGTCGGCTATCTGCCGCAGGAAGCGTCGATCTTTCGTGGCCTGACGGTGGAAGAGAATATTCGTGCGGTGCTTGAGGTCCATGTTTCCGACAAGCGCAAGCGCGAAGAGAAGCTCGACGAACTGCTGGCAGAATTCCACATCGAGAAGCTGCGCAAGTCTCCGGCGGTGGCGCTTTCCGGCGGTGAGCGCAGGCGTCTGGAAATTGCCCGAGCGCTTGCGACCGATCCGACCTTCATGCTGCTGGACGAGCCTTTCGCCGGCGTTGATCCGATCTCCGTCTCCGACATTCAGAATCTCGTGCGACATCTCACGGCACGCGGCATCGGTGTTCTCATTACCGACCACAATGTGCGTGAAACGCTTGGCCTGATCGACCGCGCCTATATCATCCATGCGGGTGAAGTGCTCACCCATGGCCGGGCCAACGACATCGTCAACAATGCCGATGTGCGCCGCCTCTATCTGGGCGAACAGTTCAGCCTCTGA
- a CDS encoding integration host factor subunit beta, with the protein MIKSELVQIVAARNPHLYHRDVENIVNAVLDEITDALAGGNRVELRGFGAFSVKNRPSRSGRNPRTGETVFVEEKWVPFFKTGKELRERLNPGMGDEDDE; encoded by the coding sequence GTGATAAAGTCGGAATTGGTGCAGATCGTCGCGGCCCGCAATCCGCATCTTTATCATCGCGATGTCGAAAACATCGTCAATGCAGTTCTGGACGAGATCACCGACGCGCTTGCAGGCGGCAATCGCGTCGAACTGCGCGGCTTTGGCGCCTTTTCCGTCAAGAACCGTCCATCCCGCTCGGGACGCAACCCGCGCACAGGCGAAACCGTTTTCGTCGAAGAGAAATGGGTTCCGTTCTTCAAGACGGGCAAGGAACTGCGCGAGCGCCTCAACCCGGGCATGGGTGACGAGGACGACGAATAA
- the ptsN gene encoding PTS IIA-like nitrogen regulatory protein PtsN, whose amino-acid sequence MALADLLQQDAVVPALRVNSKKQLLQELAAKASKLTDIPEREIFDVILQRERLGSTGVGNGIAIPHGKLNKISKITGVFARLETPVDFEALDDQPVDLVFLLLAPEGAGADHLKALSRIARVLRDQDLVAKLRATESASAIYTFLNEEQASNAA is encoded by the coding sequence ATGGCATTGGCAGATTTGCTGCAGCAGGATGCTGTCGTACCGGCTCTCCGGGTGAACTCCAAGAAGCAGCTGCTTCAGGAACTTGCGGCCAAAGCCTCCAAGCTTACCGACATTCCGGAACGGGAAATCTTCGACGTGATCCTGCAGCGCGAGCGCCTGGGCTCGACGGGCGTGGGAAACGGCATCGCCATCCCGCATGGAAAGCTGAACAAGATCAGCAAGATCACGGGCGTCTTCGCAAGGCTGGAAACGCCGGTCGATTTCGAAGCGCTCGACGATCAGCCGGTCGATCTGGTCTTCCTGCTGCTCGCGCCCGAAGGTGCGGGTGCAGATCATCTCAAGGCCCTGTCACGTATTGCGCGCGTGTTGCGCGACCAGGACCTGGTGGCAAAGCTCAGGGCGACTGAATCGGCCTCCGCCATTTACACCTTCCTCAACGAGGAACAGGCGTCCAACGCCGCCTGA